In one Chryseobacterium camelliae genomic region, the following are encoded:
- a CDS encoding aspartate aminotransferase family protein translates to MQKDFFTYQAQTTKFAAGFEVEKAVGSYIYGTGGKKYLDFVAGVSANTLGHSHPKVVNAIKEQAEKYLHVMVYGEYAQEKPIALCKLLAEATPDPLEITYLVNSGAEAIDGSLKLAKRYTGREEIVSFKNSYHGNTHGALSVSGNETHKREFRPLLPMVSFIEFNNENDFDKITEKTACVILETIQGAAGFLVPNDDYLIKLKRRCEEVGALLILDEIQPGFGRTGKLFSFEHFGIVPDILVMGKGMGGGVPVGAFMSSREIMETLAHSPKLGHITTFGGNPLIAASSYVTLKEVLESGLMNEVEEKEKLFRSLLAHPKIQNINGKGLMLAVNLGSPEYTLNVAKKCMEKGLIVFWQLYRNEYLRISPPLTISPEEIKEGCQIILDVLNEN, encoded by the coding sequence ATGCAAAAAGATTTTTTTACATATCAGGCTCAGACGACTAAGTTTGCTGCAGGTTTTGAAGTTGAAAAAGCAGTTGGGAGCTATATTTACGGTACAGGCGGAAAAAAATATTTAGACTTTGTAGCAGGAGTTTCAGCGAATACGTTAGGCCATTCCCATCCAAAAGTGGTGAATGCCATCAAAGAACAGGCTGAGAAATACCTTCACGTAATGGTGTATGGAGAATATGCTCAGGAAAAGCCAATCGCTTTATGTAAACTATTGGCAGAAGCAACTCCGGATCCTTTGGAAATAACGTATTTAGTAAACAGTGGTGCTGAAGCGATTGACGGCAGTTTAAAACTGGCTAAAAGATACACAGGAAGAGAAGAGATTGTTTCATTTAAAAACTCATACCACGGAAATACGCATGGTGCATTAAGTGTTTCAGGTAATGAAACCCATAAAAGAGAATTTCGTCCTTTGCTGCCGATGGTTTCTTTTATTGAATTTAACAATGAAAATGACTTCGATAAGATCACAGAAAAAACTGCTTGTGTAATTCTTGAGACCATTCAGGGAGCAGCAGGCTTTTTGGTTCCCAATGATGATTATCTGATCAAGCTGAAAAGAAGATGTGAAGAAGTTGGAGCTCTTTTAATTCTTGACGAAATTCAGCCGGGATTCGGGAGAACCGGGAAATTATTTTCTTTTGAACATTTCGGAATTGTTCCCGATATTTTGGTGATGGGTAAAGGAATGGGAGGAGGTGTTCCCGTAGGAGCCTTTATGAGTTCGAGAGAAATAATGGAAACATTGGCTCATTCTCCAAAACTGGGACATATAACGACTTTTGGAGGAAACCCATTAATTGCTGCTTCCAGTTATGTAACTTTAAAAGAAGTACTGGAAAGCGGATTGATGAATGAAGTGGAAGAAAAAGAAAAATTATTCAGATCATTGCTAGCGCATCCAAAAATTCAAAATATCAATGGTAAAGGATTGATGCTTGCCGTAAATCTGGGCTCTCCGGAGTATACCCTGAATGTTGCGAAGAAATGTATGGAAAAAGGATTGATTGTTTTCTGGCAGTTATACCGAAATGAATACCTGAGAATTTCACCACCGCTGACGATTTCTCCGGAAGAAATCAAAGAAGGATGTCAGATTATTCTGGATGTTTTAAACGAAAATTAA
- a CDS encoding OstA-like protein, which translates to MRYILFLLLFVSTFSFAQDKKTVQLDPYVQPKANTAQQPVRPEDKVRIQNADEFKKDTKYDGNQYMVGRVQIEHQGSVLTADEVVLYNEQSLVKAFGNVKLVNADGSVISAKEMEYNGTTQRGVAKQNVVLTDPKGTIIKTETMYYDRLTNQAYYNTGGTINDGKSTTYSKSATYFLTTRTIDLTGRVKIVDRDYTLEGENVVQNQNTNIVTINGYTTIVNNKNPKNRIVTEKGTHNMNTKESFLTKNSRVYYNDKILTGDEMYYNQLTGFGKATGNVTLDDPNERRWIKGGYGEIFEKKDSAMITKNPYAVKAMEKDSLYFASEKIISFQKPDSIDPQVKKSFIRAFKKARFYKSNAQGRADSIAFNETDGVMHMYTNPILWSGEKQVTGDKVEAYFNTQNENIDSLKVIGNALAISKVDSLTLKDEFNQVRGKFMTVHYENNEIKEATVIGNAQAIAYVDDTNKETKKTERIGITLSSCGIISTLFVERALHVISCSIGADSELYPMSKIEPSKRKFQNFNWNTKDRIRKWQDILVDSPNYEEIKYTSASELYDKAQEAIEAERAKEEAKKPKRVRK; encoded by the coding sequence ATGAGATATATCCTTTTTCTGTTACTTTTCGTTTCTACGTTCTCTTTTGCGCAGGATAAAAAAACTGTGCAGCTGGATCCTTATGTACAGCCAAAAGCTAATACTGCGCAACAGCCTGTTCGTCCTGAAGATAAAGTGAGGATTCAAAATGCCGACGAATTTAAAAAAGACACCAAATATGACGGGAACCAATACATGGTTGGCCGTGTTCAGATTGAACATCAAGGCTCCGTTTTAACTGCAGATGAGGTGGTTCTTTATAACGAGCAAAGTCTTGTAAAGGCTTTTGGAAATGTAAAGTTGGTGAATGCTGACGGTTCTGTAATTTCTGCAAAAGAAATGGAATACAACGGGACTACTCAAAGAGGTGTTGCCAAACAAAATGTAGTGCTTACCGATCCGAAAGGAACTATTATTAAAACGGAAACCATGTATTATGACAGGCTGACCAATCAGGCTTACTATAATACAGGAGGTACTATTAATGATGGCAAAAGTACAACCTATTCCAAGTCGGCTACTTACTTTTTGACAACCCGAACTATCGATCTTACCGGAAGAGTGAAAATTGTAGATCGCGATTATACTTTGGAGGGGGAAAATGTTGTTCAGAATCAAAATACTAATATTGTAACGATCAACGGATATACTACGATTGTCAACAATAAAAATCCTAAAAACAGAATCGTTACTGAGAAAGGAACTCATAATATGAATACCAAAGAATCTTTTCTTACGAAAAATTCAAGAGTATATTATAATGACAAGATTCTTACCGGAGACGAAATGTATTACAATCAGCTTACCGGTTTTGGAAAAGCGACAGGAAATGTAACATTGGATGATCCTAATGAAAGAAGATGGATAAAAGGTGGCTACGGAGAAATTTTTGAGAAAAAGGACTCTGCCATGATAACAAAAAATCCATACGCTGTAAAGGCTATGGAAAAAGACTCTTTGTACTTTGCTTCAGAAAAGATAATTTCTTTTCAAAAGCCTGATTCTATAGATCCGCAAGTAAAGAAAAGCTTCATAAGAGCATTTAAAAAAGCCAGGTTTTATAAATCGAATGCACAAGGAAGAGCAGATTCCATTGCATTTAACGAAACAGACGGTGTGATGCATATGTACACAAATCCTATACTTTGGAGTGGTGAAAAGCAGGTGACCGGTGATAAAGTGGAAGCGTATTTTAATACTCAAAATGAAAATATAGATTCGTTAAAAGTAATAGGAAATGCTTTGGCAATCAGTAAAGTGGATTCTCTGACTCTGAAAGATGAATTCAATCAGGTGAGAGGAAAATTTATGACGGTTCATTATGAGAATAATGAAATTAAAGAAGCAACAGTAATTGGGAATGCACAGGCAATTGCCTATGTGGATGACACCAATAAGGAAACCAAAAAAACGGAAAGAATAGGGATCACTTTATCCTCTTGCGGAATCATCAGTACTTTGTTTGTGGAAAGGGCGTTACATGTGATTTCGTGCAGTATTGGAGCTGACTCCGAATTGTACCCTATGAGTAAAATTGAACCTTCGAAAAGGAAATTCCAGAATTTCAACTGGAATACGAAAGACAGGATCAGGAAATGGCAGGATATTCTCGTCGATTCTCCGAATTATGAAGAAATAAAGTATACTTCAGCAAGTGAGCTCTACGATAAAGCTCAGGAAGCCATAGAAGCGGAAAGAGCCAAAGAAGAAGCTAAAAAACCGAAAAGAGTTAGAAAATAA
- a CDS encoding Fur family transcriptional regulator encodes MDTLQKEKNIALIKDVLRNYLLEKGFRNTPERYTILEEIYNMDHHFNVDDLYLLMLQKKYHVSKATIYNTIEIFLDAGLIRKHQFGEKTLTSSSYEKSYFDKQHDHLVIYKKDSDKEIEEIIEFCDPRIQGIKEAIEEAFGVKIDSHSLYFYGTKND; translated from the coding sequence ATGGATACTTTACAAAAAGAAAAAAATATAGCTTTAATCAAGGATGTTTTAAGAAACTACTTATTAGAAAAAGGTTTTAGAAATACCCCTGAAAGATACACCATATTGGAAGAAATCTATAATATGGATCACCACTTCAATGTGGATGATTTGTATTTATTAATGCTTCAGAAAAAATACCATGTATCAAAAGCAACCATTTACAATACGATTGAAATTTTCCTGGATGCGGGACTGATTCGTAAGCACCAGTTTGGAGAAAAAACGCTGACTTCTTCTTCTTACGAAAAATCTTATTTTGATAAACAACATGATCATTTGGTGATTTATAAAAAAGATTCAGACAAGGAAATTGAAGAAATCATCGAATTTTGTGATCCCAGAATTCAAGGGATCAAAGAAGCAATTGAAGAAGCTTTTGGCGTAAAAATTGATTCTCATTCGCTATATTTTTATGGCACTAAGAATGATTAA
- a CDS encoding KUP/HAK/KT family potassium transporter → MAEVTEGGHHFDIKKLSFIGVLVSLGIVFGDIGTSPLYVMKAIVNARQSGNNMPFNEYIEGALSCIIWTLTLQTTIKYVIIALRADNKGEGGILALFSLVKNLKKGWLYLIAIVGAAALIADGVITPSLTVMSAIEGLEIYNPHTPVVPITIGILIVIFVVQQFGTSFIGKFFGPIMVVWFLVLGGLGISHLSENFEILRSFNPYYAYKLIVNSPSAIVILGAVFLCTTGAEALYSDLGHCGAKNIRVSWGFVKIMLILNYLGQGAWLLTNYQNPGFSATINPFFGIMPQWAVLPGVILATAAAIIASQALITGSFTIFSEAMSLNLWPNQKIDYPSGVKGQMYIPRINWGLLLFCVIVVLHFRESGKMEAAYGLSITVTMLMTTVLLVFWLLKHRINKFFILVFAIVYLAIELGFFSANIIKFMEGGWITVVLGGFIGVCMYAWYNGRSIKTQFIQFVKLENYTSIIKDMKLDETIPKYATNLAYLSRAKRSDEVESKIIYSIIKKQPKRADHYFILTITNQEDPFTFKYTVDEILPGTIYKVNFLLGFKVDRRINDYFSMVLKDLMADDTIPSRSSHPSLRAYNIPPDLKYVIIDNSYINDILLTVKQKITLNIYNFVKYIGSDDFKAWGVTSHNVVVESAPITELTVYDHKIEQAGFLRHNN, encoded by the coding sequence ATGGCAGAAGTTACAGAAGGCGGTCATCATTTTGACATTAAAAAGCTTTCCTTTATTGGGGTTTTAGTTTCTCTGGGAATTGTTTTTGGAGATATTGGTACTTCACCGCTTTACGTAATGAAAGCAATTGTAAACGCAAGACAAAGCGGAAACAATATGCCTTTTAATGAATACATCGAAGGGGCGCTTTCCTGTATTATCTGGACCTTAACGCTACAAACAACGATTAAATATGTAATTATTGCTCTTCGTGCAGATAACAAAGGCGAAGGAGGAATTCTTGCCTTATTCTCTTTAGTTAAAAATCTTAAAAAAGGCTGGCTGTATCTCATCGCTATTGTGGGGGCAGCAGCACTTATTGCAGATGGAGTAATCACTCCTTCACTGACGGTAATGTCTGCGATAGAAGGTCTTGAAATTTATAACCCTCACACTCCTGTAGTTCCCATCACTATTGGGATTTTGATTGTTATTTTTGTGGTTCAGCAATTCGGAACAAGCTTTATTGGTAAGTTTTTCGGACCCATCATGGTGGTTTGGTTCTTAGTACTGGGAGGATTGGGAATTTCTCATTTAAGCGAAAATTTTGAGATTTTAAGATCGTTCAATCCTTATTACGCGTATAAACTTATCGTAAATTCACCGAGTGCTATTGTGATTTTGGGAGCTGTTTTCCTGTGTACAACGGGAGCAGAAGCTTTATACTCTGATCTTGGACACTGTGGTGCGAAAAATATCAGAGTAAGTTGGGGATTTGTTAAAATCATGTTGATTTTAAATTATCTTGGACAGGGGGCTTGGTTATTAACGAATTATCAAAATCCGGGATTCTCTGCCACAATAAATCCTTTCTTTGGAATTATGCCTCAATGGGCTGTTTTACCAGGTGTAATTTTAGCGACAGCGGCAGCAATTATTGCCAGTCAGGCATTAATTACAGGATCTTTCACGATCTTCTCCGAAGCCATGTCTCTTAATTTGTGGCCTAATCAAAAAATTGATTACCCTTCAGGAGTTAAAGGGCAGATGTATATTCCGAGAATCAATTGGGGACTTTTATTATTCTGTGTAATTGTTGTGCTGCATTTTAGAGAATCGGGAAAAATGGAAGCCGCTTATGGTCTTTCTATTACAGTGACTATGTTGATGACAACGGTGCTTCTTGTATTTTGGTTATTGAAACATAGAATCAATAAGTTTTTTATCCTTGTTTTTGCCATCGTTTATTTGGCGATCGAATTAGGATTCTTCAGTGCAAATATTATTAAATTCATGGAGGGTGGTTGGATCACTGTAGTTTTAGGAGGCTTCATTGGGGTTTGTATGTATGCCTGGTACAATGGAAGATCTATCAAAACTCAGTTTATTCAGTTTGTGAAACTGGAGAATTATACTTCGATTATTAAAGATATGAAGCTGGATGAAACAATTCCTAAATACGCTACTAACCTTGCTTATCTGAGCAGGGCAAAAAGAAGTGACGAAGTAGAATCAAAAATTATTTATTCTATTATAAAAAAACAGCCGAAGAGAGCAGATCATTATTTTATCTTAACCATTACCAACCAGGAAGATCCGTTTACTTTTAAATATACGGTGGATGAGATTTTACCGGGAACTATTTATAAAGTTAATTTCCTTTTAGGATTTAAAGTAGATCGTAGAATTAATGATTATTTCAGTATGGTTTTGAAAGATTTGATGGCAGACGATACGATTCCTTCCCGAAGCAGTCACCCTTCTCTGAGAGCATATAATATTCCGCCGGATTTGAAATATGTAATTATAGATAACTCCTATATCAACGATATACTTTTGACTGTTAAACAGAAAATTACGCTTAATATTTACAACTTTGTGAAGTATATCGGAAGTGATGATTTCAAAGCTTGGGGAGTGACTTCACATAACGTGGTAGTAGAATCTGCGCCTATTACGGAGCTTACGGTTTACGATCATAAAATCGAACAAGCAGGATTTTTGAGACATAATAATTAA
- a CDS encoding pyruvate dehydrogenase complex E1 component subunit beta has product MAEYTFREVIAQAMSEEMRKDESIFLMGEEVAEYNGAYKASKGMLDEFGPKRVIDTPIAELGFTGIAVGAAMNGNRPIVEYMTFNFSLVGIDQIINNAAKIRQMSGGQWNCPIVFRGPTASAGQLGATHSQAFENWFANIPGLKVVVPSNPYDAKGLLKTAIQDNDPVIFMESEQMYGDKMEIPEEEYYLPLGKADIKRAGTDVTLVSFGKIMKLAIQAAEDMEKEGISVEVIDLRTVRPLDFDTILESVKKTNRLVILEEAWPFASISSEITYMVQQKAFDYLDAPIKRITTPDAPAPYSSALFAEWFPKLEKVKEEIKKAMYVK; this is encoded by the coding sequence ATGGCAGAATATACTTTTCGTGAGGTAATTGCACAGGCAATGAGCGAGGAAATGCGTAAAGACGAATCCATCTTTTTAATGGGGGAGGAAGTTGCAGAATATAACGGTGCATATAAAGCTTCAAAAGGAATGCTGGATGAATTTGGTCCGAAAAGAGTAATCGATACCCCTATTGCTGAGCTTGGTTTTACAGGGATTGCTGTAGGAGCTGCAATGAACGGAAACAGACCAATTGTAGAATATATGACTTTCAATTTCTCATTGGTAGGGATTGATCAGATTATTAATAATGCTGCTAAAATCCGTCAGATGAGTGGTGGCCAGTGGAACTGTCCTATCGTCTTCAGAGGTCCTACTGCTTCTGCAGGCCAGTTGGGTGCAACGCACTCACAGGCTTTTGAAAACTGGTTTGCCAATATTCCGGGTCTTAAGGTGGTTGTTCCTTCAAACCCTTATGACGCGAAAGGATTATTGAAAACAGCAATTCAGGATAACGATCCTGTAATCTTCATGGAATCTGAGCAGATGTATGGAGATAAAATGGAGATTCCTGAGGAAGAATATTATTTACCATTAGGAAAAGCAGATATTAAGAGAGCAGGTACAGATGTTACATTGGTTTCTTTCGGAAAAATCATGAAGCTGGCGATTCAGGCTGCTGAAGATATGGAGAAAGAAGGTATTTCTGTAGAAGTGATCGATCTTAGAACAGTTCGTCCTTTAGATTTTGATACGATTTTAGAATCTGTAAAGAAAACAAACAGATTGGTTATTTTAGAAGAAGCTTGGCCGTTTGCTTCAATTTCTTCTGAAATTACGTATATGGTACAGCAAAAAGCATTTGATTATTTAGATGCTCCTATCAAGAGAATTACGACTCCTGATGCTCCTGCACCATATTCATCTGCACTATTTGCAGAGTGGTTCCCAAAACTTGAAAAAGTAAAAGAGGAGATTAAAAAAGCAATGTACGTTAAGTAA
- a CDS encoding DUF2147 domain-containing protein gives MRKLLLTSAFSLVGVLSFAQIEGKWKTIDDETKQAKSIVEIYKKSDGKYYGKVSQLLIKPADPNCTVCKDDRKGKPILGMEIIRGLKKDDNEFTGGTITDPKTGKTYKCTITRDGDKLNVRGYIGLSLIGRTQTWQKVN, from the coding sequence ATGAGAAAATTATTATTAACATCTGCTTTCTCTTTGGTTGGAGTGCTGTCTTTTGCACAAATTGAAGGAAAATGGAAAACAATAGATGATGAAACGAAGCAGGCAAAATCTATCGTGGAGATCTATAAAAAATCTGACGGGAAATATTATGGAAAAGTTTCTCAGCTATTGATAAAGCCTGCAGATCCTAATTGTACAGTTTGCAAGGACGACAGAAAAGGAAAACCTATTTTGGGAATGGAAATCATCAGAGGACTGAAAAAAGATGATAACGAATTTACTGGAGGAACAATTACCGATCCTAAAACAGGTAAAACGTACAAATGTACTATTACAAGAGACGGTGATAAGTTGAATGTAAGAGGTTACATCGGGTTATCTTTAATCGGAAGAACGCAGACCTGGCAAAAAGTGAATTAA
- a CDS encoding LTA synthase family protein, which produces MKFFKEFRKQEVLVLLYRIFLAYFFYQIARFLFWYFNKGLIKIDSVSDYFSLSYHGIAFDTTAILYVNALFILLSLVPAVINTKKVYQKILFWLYFITNGITYAMNFGDFVYFKFSQTRLTSAAFQVAQHEDNIFRVFTASIMQNPYILLWFVILMWLWVFLYKKVKITEQKPVKLVPYFILSVLTLCITAVLTVGGIRGDFKHSTRPINLVDANRFVKLPAQGNMVLNSTFSFFRTLNTNNFKEVHFVDEKFIDENIQPYKTYDRKVANKPNIVIFIVESFGREYSGAFNTDKNIKDYVSYTPFIDSLAGQSLIFPNTFANGRQSIHGMSSVLAGIPSLTDAFTSSPYSNQKIQSIVSICNDLGYDTSFYHGAPNGSMGFLGFGNILGFKHYFGKTEYNNEQDFDGMWAIWDEPFLQYFAKNTGKTQPFMATVFTASSHHPFKIPEKYNGKFKKGKNQMHEPMQYTDYAIKKYFETAKKQPWYNNTIFVFTGDHTNEIYYPEYEKIMNRFAVPLIFYSPNPEYNLKGVNPELAQQIDIYPTLADLIGYDRKIRSWGRSLVSDKQYAPIIANSDGTVEQFIIGNYIYRFDGKEIVGVFDKADLGLEKNLIDQLKKNPEVEKGKLVAKAWYQDYMNRVINRKMY; this is translated from the coding sequence ATGAAATTTTTTAAAGAATTTAGAAAACAGGAAGTTCTGGTATTGTTGTACCGGATTTTTTTAGCTTATTTTTTCTACCAGATTGCCAGATTTTTGTTTTGGTATTTTAATAAAGGGCTGATTAAAATAGACTCGGTTTCAGATTATTTTAGCCTGTCGTATCATGGGATTGCGTTCGATACCACTGCCATTCTCTATGTAAATGCTCTTTTCATTTTGCTGAGCTTGGTTCCTGCTGTGATCAATACAAAGAAAGTATATCAGAAAATACTCTTTTGGCTGTATTTTATCACCAACGGAATTACCTACGCGATGAACTTCGGGGATTTTGTGTATTTTAAATTCTCCCAGACAAGGCTTACTTCGGCAGCTTTTCAGGTGGCACAGCATGAAGACAATATCTTTAGAGTATTCACGGCTTCCATTATGCAGAACCCTTATATTTTACTATGGTTTGTAATTTTGATGTGGCTTTGGGTTTTCCTGTATAAAAAAGTAAAAATTACAGAACAGAAACCTGTGAAGCTGGTTCCGTACTTTATTTTATCCGTTTTGACGCTTTGTATCACTGCGGTTTTAACTGTTGGTGGAATAAGAGGAGATTTTAAACATAGTACAAGACCGATCAATCTGGTGGATGCCAATCGTTTTGTAAAGCTTCCGGCTCAGGGAAATATGGTGCTGAACAGTACGTTTTCGTTCTTCCGCACCTTAAATACCAATAATTTTAAGGAAGTACATTTTGTAGATGAGAAATTCATTGATGAAAACATTCAGCCATATAAAACGTACGACAGGAAAGTAGCCAACAAACCCAATATTGTTATTTTTATTGTAGAATCTTTCGGGAGAGAATATTCCGGAGCATTCAATACAGATAAAAATATCAAGGATTATGTTTCTTATACACCATTTATTGATAGTTTGGCAGGGCAAAGCTTAATATTCCCCAATACTTTCGCAAACGGAAGGCAGTCCATTCACGGAATGAGCTCTGTTTTAGCAGGAATTCCGAGCTTGACGGATGCTTTTACCAGTTCGCCTTACTCTAATCAAAAAATACAGTCCATTGTTTCGATCTGTAATGATCTAGGTTATGATACTTCTTTCTATCATGGAGCTCCGAACGGTTCTATGGGATTTTTAGGCTTTGGAAATATTCTTGGCTTTAAACATTATTTCGGAAAAACGGAATATAATAATGAGCAAGATTTCGATGGAATGTGGGCGATTTGGGATGAACCTTTTTTACAATATTTTGCTAAAAATACAGGGAAAACCCAACCTTTCATGGCAACAGTCTTTACGGCTTCTTCACATCATCCTTTCAAAATTCCTGAAAAATATAACGGGAAATTCAAAAAAGGGAAAAATCAGATGCATGAACCGATGCAATATACCGACTATGCGATAAAAAAGTATTTTGAAACGGCTAAAAAGCAGCCTTGGTATAACAATACTATTTTTGTCTTTACAGGAGATCATACGAATGAAATCTATTATCCTGAATATGAAAAAATAATGAATCGTTTTGCAGTTCCGCTGATTTTCTATTCTCCCAATCCGGAATATAATCTGAAAGGAGTAAATCCTGAACTGGCACAGCAAATCGATATCTATCCTACATTGGCAGACTTAATAGGGTATGACAGAAAAATAAGAAGCTGGGGAAGAAGTTTGGTGAGTGATAAGCAATATGCTCCCATTATTGCCAATTCAGACGGTACGGTAGAGCAATTCATTATCGGAAATTATATTTACCGTTTTGATGGTAAAGAAATAGTGGGTGTATTTGATAAAGCTGATTTAGGATTGGAAAAAAACCTGATCGATCAATTGAAAAAGAATCCTGAAGTTGAAAAAGGAAAGCTCGTTGCTAAGGCGTGGTATCAGGATTATATGAATCGGGTGATCAACAGGAAAATGTATTAA
- a CDS encoding CDP-alcohol phosphatidyltransferase family protein produces MNFIKNNLANAITLGNLFSGSVGAIHLILGDYQTTAICIILSLILDFFDGFVARALKANSNLGVQLDSLADMVSFGLVPGLAMYAALEPFGNIFLGTELPFEIKYLGLFVTLFSCLRLAIFNLDEDQKYYFKGLNTPSNTILLFGLYYAQKESGDFRFLFENPLLLILLTAFSSWLLISPIKMIAMKFKSMKLQDNYPKIALLIGSVILLILFKTVGIPMVIIYYILISIIFQKQLN; encoded by the coding sequence ATGAATTTTATTAAAAATAATCTTGCGAATGCCATCACATTGGGAAATTTATTTTCCGGCAGTGTAGGAGCCATCCACCTTATTCTTGGCGATTATCAAACGACCGCGATCTGTATCATCCTTTCCTTGATTTTAGACTTTTTTGATGGTTTTGTAGCCAGAGCTTTAAAAGCAAATTCTAATCTGGGCGTTCAACTTGATTCTCTGGCCGATATGGTAAGCTTCGGATTAGTCCCGGGATTAGCAATGTATGCTGCTTTAGAACCATTCGGAAATATTTTTCTTGGAACGGAATTACCTTTTGAAATTAAATATTTAGGATTATTTGTGACTCTTTTTTCATGTTTAAGATTAGCAATCTTTAACTTAGATGAAGATCAGAAGTATTATTTTAAAGGATTGAACACTCCATCCAATACCATTTTACTTTTCGGATTGTATTACGCTCAAAAAGAAAGTGGGGATTTCAGATTTTTGTTTGAGAATCCATTATTGTTAATTCTTCTTACAGCATTTTCCTCCTGGCTTTTAATCAGTCCGATAAAGATGATCGCAATGAAATTCAAATCCATGAAATTACAGGATAATTATCCGAAAATCGCTTTATTGATTGGTTCCGTTATTCTTTTAATTCTTTTTAAAACCGTTGGAATTCCGATGGTGATTATTTATTATATTTTAATTTCAATTATTTTTCAAAAACAGCTTAATTAG
- a CDS encoding 3'-5' exonuclease: MNLKLYKPLCIFDLETTGTNIGKDRIVEICILKVNPDASRESKTWKVNPEMPIPLESSQIHGIYDEDVKDAPTFKQIASKVMEMISGADLGGFNSNRFDVPLLAEELLRAELDFDLNKFKLVDAQTIFHKKEPRNLGAAYQFYCDKTLENAHSAEADVMATFEVLDAQVGKYEDVPNEIADLSEFTFHNKNADLAGFVGYNDKNEEVFNFGKYKGQGVKAVFQKDLGYFGWLQNADFPLYTKKVFTKIQLSSKF, encoded by the coding sequence ATGAACTTAAAACTCTATAAACCTCTTTGCATTTTTGATTTAGAAACTACCGGAACGAATATCGGGAAAGACAGAATCGTTGAAATCTGTATTTTAAAAGTAAATCCTGATGCTTCAAGAGAAAGTAAAACCTGGAAAGTAAATCCGGAAATGCCTATTCCGCTTGAATCCAGCCAGATTCACGGGATTTATGATGAAGATGTAAAAGATGCTCCTACTTTCAAGCAAATTGCATCCAAAGTGATGGAAATGATTTCCGGAGCCGATTTGGGAGGTTTTAATTCCAACAGATTCGATGTTCCGTTGCTGGCAGAAGAATTATTGAGAGCCGAACTCGATTTTGATCTGAATAAGTTCAAACTGGTGGATGCCCAAACCATTTTCCATAAAAAAGAACCCAGAAATTTAGGCGCTGCCTATCAGTTTTACTGTGACAAAACATTGGAAAATGCCCATTCTGCAGAAGCGGATGTAATGGCAACCTTCGAGGTTTTGGATGCCCAGGTTGGGAAATACGAAGATGTTCCGAATGAAATTGCTGATTTAAGTGAATTTACATTCCATAATAAAAATGCTGATTTAGCAGGTTTTGTCGGATATAATGATAAAAATGAAGAAGTCTTTAACTTTGGTAAATACAAAGGACAAGGTGTAAAAGCTGTTTTCCAGAAAGATTTAGGGTATTTCGGATGGCTTCAAAATGCTGATTTTCCTCTATATACAAAGAAAGTCTTCACAAAAATCCAACTATCAAGCAAATTTTAA
- a CDS encoding DUF2007 domain-containing protein translates to MSGLVKFKFYENALQANRDKQILAENGINSFIANEQLIQSDWLLSQAVGGIQLQVFEEDREKAQQVLQNYKENEEFSLEVEHTIENPEFDFVCPKCSSNHIYRDDSATSFFGISILKSHKFVCYYCGNEFIR, encoded by the coding sequence ATGAGCGGGCTGGTCAAGTTCAAATTTTATGAAAATGCTCTTCAAGCCAACAGAGATAAACAAATATTGGCAGAGAACGGCATCAACAGCTTTATTGCAAATGAACAGCTGATTCAGTCGGATTGGTTGCTTTCTCAGGCTGTTGGCGGAATCCAGCTGCAGGTTTTTGAGGAAGATCGGGAAAAAGCACAACAGGTTTTACAGAATTATAAAGAGAATGAAGAGTTTTCTCTGGAGGTTGAACATACCATTGAAAATCCGGAATTTGATTTTGTTTGCCCGAAATGTAGTTCAAATCATATTTACAGAGATGATAGTGCTACGAGTTTCTTTGGTATTTCCATTTTAAAGAGCCATAAATTCGTTTGTTATTATTGCGGGAACGAATTTATCCGTTGA